Proteins from a genomic interval of Medicago truncatula cultivar Jemalong A17 chromosome 3, MtrunA17r5.0-ANR, whole genome shotgun sequence:
- the LOC25489696 gene encoding auxilin-related protein 1 — MDEFGVLTERYGLKPQGKSAPMASIKRSTPTPPTNSHFQSQNGSRSPQHSTFDFDFGVKPQHSGGFGDAIDDIFGGNTKSKVGYGVSFDDDPIFGSVSTSSSSSQVYVDDIFGGVNQKTVGVDDLLNNIGGLHATNSKSSIKKSHDFGDFMSGFGGSSVSNNGKASIEKNNPRKPTATPHDDPFLVFETSSSTASSESFLDSLEQITKNSSKHTSGSSSTSPLLRPPPKPVNASNSINNSSLSSSIDELENFAKGRVQSNPSRKANTNTGEIKQNSAAKPVKDRGAPAARVNQLNGADDLESFFSMGSRSSSAPKSRTTPVDPMFDRQVNSKVKHEGSQRGPSGSPANPKKPSFTSSFDDLSLIFGASQSSEFEEVEGETEERRKARLGRHQRTQERALKAVADMNQRDLQSKLEQEERRRIADTVDVQIKRWAAGKEGNMRALLSSLQNVLSPDYGWQPVSLTDMITSASVKKVYRKATLCIHPDKVQQKGASLEQKYTAEKVFDILKEAWTKFNAEELR; from the exons ATGGACGAGTTTGGTGTTTTGACCGAACGATATGGATTGAAACCCCAAGGTAAATCAGCTCCAATGGCTTCCATAAAGCGATCCACACCCACACCTCCCACCAATTCTCACTTCCAATCCCAAAACGGATCCAGATCTCCTCAACATTCAACTTTCGATTTTGATTTCGGCGTTAAACCACAGCACTCAGGGGGTTTTGGCGATGCCATTGACGATATCTTCGGTGGAAACACCAAATCAAAGGTCGGCTATGGAGTTTCGTTTGACGATGATCCGATATTCGGATCGGTTTCAACATCTTCTTCGTCGTCTCAAGTTTATGTAGATGATATATTCGGTGGAGTCAATCAAAAAACTGTCGGTGTTGATGATTTATTAAATAACATTGGTGGATTGCATGCAACAAACTCTAAAAGTTCGATTAAAAAATCGCATGATTTTGGTGACTTCATGTCTGGCTTTGGTGGAAGCAGCGTTTCCAATAATGG gAAAGCTAGCATTGAGAAGAATAATCCTCGGAAACCAACTGCCACACCCCATGATGATCCATTTTTAGTATTTGAAACTTCTTCAAGCAcagcatcttcagaatcattcCTGGACTCATTAGAGCAAATCACTAAGAATAGTTCGAAACATACAAGTGGCAGCTCAAGCACCTCCCCATTATTGAGGCCTCCTCCCAAGCCAGTGAATGCTTCAAACTCAA TTAACAACTCAAGTTTATCATCATCAATAGACGAGCTTGAGAACTTTGCCAAGGGCCGAGTGCAGAGTAATCCTAGTAGAAAGGCAAATACCAACACCGGTGAGATTAAGCAAAACTCAGCAGCTAAGCCAGTCAAAGATAGAGGAGCTCCAGCTGCAAGAGTGAATCAATTAAATGGTGCAGATGATCTTGAATCCTTTTTCAGCATGGGCTCTCGATCAAGCAGTGCACCGAAGTCAAGGACTACACCTGTG GATCCCATGTTTGATCGCCAAGTAAACAGTAAAGTAAAACATGAAGGGTCACAAAGAGGACCATCAGGATCCCCAGCCAATCCGAAGAAACCTTCTTTCACGTCATCTTTTGACGACTTGTCATTGATTTTTGGCG CTTCCCAGTCATCTGAATTCGAGGAAGTGGAAGGTGAAactgaagaaagaagaaaagcgAGATTGGGACGTCATCAGAGAACACAAGAGAGAGcg TTGAAAGCAGTGGCTGATATGAACCAGCGGGACCTTCAATCTAAGCTGGAGCAAGAAGAGAGACGA CGAATAGCCGATACTGTGGATGTTCAGATAAAGAGGTGGGCTGCAGGGAAAGAGGGAAATATGCGGGCCTTGCTGTCATCATTGCAAAAT GTTCTTTCGCCAGATTATGGGTGGCAACCAGTGTCTCTGACGGATATGATCACTTCAGCTTCGGTAAAAAAAGTGTATAGGAAAGCGACATTATGTATTCACCCAGATAAAGTCCAACAGAAAGGTGCTAGTCTTGAACAGAAATATACCGCAGAGAAGGTTTTTGACATCCTTAAG GAAGCTTGGACCAAGTTCAATGCGGAAGAGCTTCGGTAG